The sequence below is a genomic window from Enterocloster clostridioformis.
ATAAGTCTTCTGTTTCACTGCCTTCCCCTGAAACGACAGAAACAATGCCGTGAACCTGTTCAAAACGCAGTTCAACTACATTTTCAAAGTGCTTGGCCATTTGTTCATTCATTCCAGACATATAGATTTCTCCAACTTCATAAATGGTCTTTTTGCTCTTTTGATTCATATAAATTCCCAGCATGCTGAAAATAACAATACTAAAAAATAAAAGTCCAATAAAGCTGTATTTTAGAAACCGCGTTGTAGCATTCTTTTTTTTACTGCTCCCCATTGTATTGTTATTCCTCCCTGGACCTTTTATATTCTTTCACCTTATTAATAATTTGGCAATAATCATTTGATAATTGGGGCATCATATCAACTGCTTTATTATAATCGTTTTCTTTTAATGCCTTTGTCATAAGGCTGCTGCTTGCATATAACCTGCCAAATGAAAGATTCTGACAAATACCTTTGAGTGTATGAACAGCCCGAATCGCCTCTCCATAATCCCTATCCCTCATAGCCGCTTCAAACAAATCAAAACTTTTATCATCCAGAAATTTATAAACAAATTTCCGGACAGTCTGTTCACGCCGCAATCTGCCCAGCACCTCATCAAAATCACCGCCAAAACTATTATAGCAATCTCTTAAATCCATATTTATATTTCCTCTCTTTTTAGATGTCATCTGCTTCTTTGTCAAGAAAACGTATTGCCGCTTTGTTCTTTGTGATTTTTGCCTGATACATCATACTGTCTGCAACTTTAAACAGTTCCTTTGGTTTTCCCATTCCATATGCTCCTCCTATGCTTACAGACATATGTATTTCGGGGTGTCCGTCCACCTTCAGGATATCAACAGAGTGTCTTATTCTCTCCAGCTTTTGTTCAAAAACATCTGCAGGCATACTGTTAAATATAATTACAAATTCATCACCGCCATAACGAAGCACGGAGTCTGTCTTTCGTACACATGATAAAATAGTCTGGGCAATGCTTTGGAGCACGATATCGCCTACATTGTGCCCATACGTATCATTAATCTGCTTGAAGTTATCTACATCTATCATAACGAAAGCCTGAATATTTTCTTCACCTTGAAAATGCTCGTCATAATAACGGCGGTTGAATACATTGGTTAAGGAATCAATATATAATAACTGCAGATGTCTCTTTTTATGGGACAAGATAGTGTATTTTTCCCTGGAAAACAGTCTGTCATAGTCTATTTTACTTCTCATATTCTGTATATCATTAGTTTCTTTTTCAGATGAGGCAAACGTTAACTCATGTTTAAGTGTATCCGAAATTTCTTGCAGGCATAGTAAAAGAACAGGATTAAAGGCCCCGCATTGACCATCTAAAATCATTTTCAATGCTTCATCATGTGAATATGCATTCTTATAGCACCTCTTGCTGATCAGAGCATCATATACATCAGCCAAAGCAACCACCTGAGCAGCAATAGGTATTTCTTCACCCTTTAGTCCATCCGGATAGCCATTGCCGTCATATCTTTCATGATGCCAACGGCAGATTTCAAAAGCCACTTTGACAAGCGGCGCCTTCTGCTGCTCCATCGGCAATTCCATCAGAATTTTTCCGCCGATTGCTGAGTGCGTTTTCATCACTTCAAACTCCTCTGCCGTAAGGCGTCCCGGCTTATTCAATATCGTATCTGAAATTGAAATTTTTCCAATATCATGAAGTGATGAAGCAGTACTTATTAAAGTTATATCAGATTTAGACAAAGGATACTTATCTGTCCGCTGAACCAGCTGTTTCAGCAGATATTTTGTAATGGTATTCACATGCAGTATATGCAAACCGCTCTCTCCATTGCGGAATTCCACAATATGAGACAGGATTGCGATCATCAGCTTATTATTTTTTTCCTGTTCATAGAATTGTTCTGCGATAATTTCTTCAAGACGCTGCTGCCGTGCATATAAAAACATCGTATTCGAAATCCGGCGTTGGACAATTGTAGAATCAAAGGGACGGCTGATATAGTCAAATGCCCCCAAGTCATAGGCGCGTTTTATATTCGCGGGAGAATCATCAGCAGAAATCATAATAACAGCAAAGGTATCATTCCAGTGGTTCTTGTTTATACAGGTTAATACTTCAAATCCGTCCATTTGAGGCATCATAATATCCAGAAGCAGGAGAGAGAAATCTGTTCTCTCCTGTAAAAGAATCGCAACCGCTTCTGCACCGTTCTCAGCTTCTACAATATCATATTGGTCTTCCAGAATATCTATCAAAAGGTCACGGTTCATCTCTGAATCGTCCACAATTAAAATTTTTTGTTTTTCCATATGTTATAATCTCTTCAAAAAAATTTACAGTTTCATTATAAATATATTTTATGCACCAAGGTAATAATCATATTGGACAGGTACACATATAGTTTATGGCTTTTGGGCTGAAAATTAGTGTTTCAGAAACTGAACCGGCAAGTCATTGCAGCGGTACAGCATCTGCGCAAGGGAAACATAGACTCTTTTGCAGATGGAATTACAGATTGTACCCGTTACTCTTTAATCCGTGTAAAAGACTATATGATTAACAAATACAAATTTTACAGGATAGCTAATATCCGAATCCCGGAAATATACTAAGAAAACCGCTACAGGCCATAGTGTGCTTGAAGATTGACCCCCCCCCCCCACCCAAAAAAAAACACAAGGTGTGCATAGTGTATGCCGCATTCTTACGAACATTCAGAATACTAAAGCATGGCAAAGCGGTAAATCCATAGCACCGCTTTGCCCGCTCTGTAACTGGTTGAAAATAAAAGTCAGGCTTTATGACAGTTCCCCGGATTAATTAGTTTCCAAAATACAATGCTGAACTATACTATTCCCTGCTGGGCATAATAATCATCAAACAGCTTGGTGACCGCTGTATGCGTATTGCCGCAAATAGATGGAAGTTCACCTCCCCATGTCACGCCGGCCTGTTGAAATCCCTTTTCCACAGCAGCCTGCATCTCCTTCATTTTATCTACATCATCTCCCGCAAGAGCGTACGCGAAATCGAAGATTCTCTGAGAAGTCTGCGACACCCCCCAATATCCGTTCTCTGAGATTGCCTCCTGGGCCTCTGCCTTAATCTGTGGGTCCACTGTAAAGTTACCGCTCGCTATCATCTTCCAGAAATCATTTCCTTTGGCCTGATTGGCTGTAATCCCCTGCTTCTGGAAGGTCTGCATCATCATATTGGTAAAACGAGACATCTGATTGTTCAAATCCTCTTTTAAACTCTGTACAAGAGAGGCTCTCTCCGATTCACTCATCTTACTGGTTACGGCCCTATCCTTATTGAATTCCGCACAATCCACATCCTGCTTCTGAACACTGGAAACAGTTTCTTTCATATCGGACGCCTCGACCGCGACTGTTGATGTTTTTTCCATTTTCTGAACTGTCTGTGTATATTGTCTGATGTCTGTATTCTGATTTACATTAACTTGCATATCTCATTTCCTTTCTCCAGGCACAAAATATTATGGAAACGGTTTGCCTGGACCTATTTTTCTGTTATATTTCTTAATCGCGGGGAACTGCGTAAACCTGTATTCAATTAACAGCTTTGTTTGTAACTTGCACAATTATATAAGGCTACCACATATTAGGACTCCCTCTATTTCTCATATCTATCAACCTCCTTTACCCCCATAGAAACTTATCTTTTTAATCTATATCGGCAATTCTGAATAAAAGATAAGAGAACAATACGCCCTTTATATGATATTTCATTCTCAAAGTACTTACTTTATCTAAAATAAGATGAAGCATCTCATGGAATTTATTAGTTGCTTCTTACCTTCTTGGGCCATCAAGCCGTCTATCAGTACCAGGCATAGATGGATATACCTCTGTACGCAGATATCAAAGCAGCACATTGAAAAAGGGAATTTTTATATAATGAAAAAATAAATTGATTTGATTAGTAGAGAAACTACCTCATAGCAAAAAAATCAGCTGACATCCTCAAGCTATATGGACATCGACATTTACCATCATAAAATACCGATTTTTGTCGTCTTTAAACTTCTTGATTATCCCCCTCCTGGCATATTAAGTTACTATTGTAACACTATATAAGGAGGGATTAGTATGAAATACAAAAGAGTAACCAGTAATCTACTTCGGCGCCTGGGCGTCAACAACTCCTATAAGGGATTCCACTATACTACTTATGGAGTCAGCCAAACCATCCGGGATCCAGAATTGCTAACCTACATATCAAAAGGACTATATGTAGAGATTGCCAGCAGATTCCAAACATCCATTGGCTGCGTTGAACGAGATATACGGACTGTAGTCAAAACCATATGGGAGTATGGAGACAAGATGCTTTTATATGAAGTCTTTGGTTTTGAAATAGAACAGAAACCACGCAATGGGGCATTCATCGATGCAGTAGCTCATTATGTGGTAGAGCATTATTATGACTAATTATGAAGGGCGCCTTGTCAGCGCCCTTCACGGATTAATCATATAAGTACAACTCCTCTCAGTTGGATATGGTTGATTGTCACTGGACATCTCAATTTTACCATAAAGCTGTGAGGAGTTGTTTTATTACTGTGAAATATCAGTGCAGACTGTTCTGGGCAATGAGTAAAACTGGTCCCTGCCATCACAATCAAAAAGAAGGCGTGAGTCCGGCACCGAATGTCTTCTTATCTGCCCGTTGTAAAAGCCAGCGGAGCCGCCAGAAGCCGCTCCACTTATTTGGATATTATTTATTTGCTTTTTTATTAACTTAATCTTCCAACATAGTTATCAGGTGATTGCACTGTGTAAAATAGGAATCCTGTGTTAAATAATATTCCATCAGACCTTCCAAATTTAATGGCAAAACCAGTAGCCTTCTTTGTTCCATGCAGCACATAAATCTCAGACCAGAAATCCGTACATGTCTCGCTTCCATTCAGCACCTGACCGGCGGAAGCATCCGTGGTGATTAGTCCTGCATTCATCAGCTCTCTTCCTGAATAGGAACCGTCCCTTCCCTCTATGATATAATCCATTCCTGCATCCAGGCCATGGAGCTTTAATCTTCTATAGGGACAAACCACATCATTTAATATTTTATAATATCCCATGACTGCGTCTTTCCTGTCATCAGAAACACACCCCCCCCCCATGCTGCTTAAGGGATACACCATGCTGGTTCCGTACTGAATCCGGATACGTTCTACAGCATCGCTGTTATCGCTGGTCCAGGTCTGCGGTGCATAGTAAAGCATGCCCGGATCAAATCTCCCGCCGCCGCTGGCACAGGACTCAAATAAGATTTCAGGAAACTCCAATCGGATGAATTCCCATGAGCACTCTCGACACATCATAAGTATCAACCTCCGCCTGCATCAGAAAATTTCCGCTGTATACAAGGCTCATTCCAAGGGCCTCCCCCTGGAATTCATCAGCAGATGGCCGTTTTAATGCCACAAACGGATTGTGGTTGTGGCTGGAGTTCCCCCGGATGCTGCCAATGGCCTGGATTCCCTGCTGGAGCGCCCTCCTCTTTATCTGCCGTTCCCGCGACCATGCCCCGGACAGCTGAATCCATTCATAATCCTTATCCGGCAAATCCAGGCATGCGCTCATGGCCCTGGCAAGCGTTAAACGGGCGGCGCTGCAGTTTCTAATCTTCGCGCTTCTTGTGATGACCGGGTAATCCCTCATAATTGTGTAGCAGAGAATCAGCTGCGCCCCCATAAGCGTATCCTCCAGAAGGATTTCCAGGGTCTGGGCTTCCCCGGGATCCTCCGTGTAAATGGCCGGCAGCCCCTTAAGTCCCGGTTTTCCATCATATATTTTATGGGCTTTATACACAAAATCCGAAATCCGGCTTCCATTCTCCTGTAAGATTTCAAACGCTGGTTCACGGTAATCTGTGGTTCCGTAAGAGGGATATTCCTGTTTCAGATGCTCCAGGGAATAGGATAAGTCCCCTTCAAACAGGTATGACGTCATAGGCCTGTGGGCTGTCTCAATAAAATAACCGAAATCCTCTTTATCCGGTATGCTGCTCCCAAAATACACCTGTCCCATCTGGCCGTTTCTCAATACCTTTATGATATAACTGATGGAATCATTGTAAAGGTGAAATTCCTTTGTCTGTTCATGATAAATAATGCTCATACAATCTCCTGTCTCTATACCTGATATGAATCTGCAGCTGATACCCCTGGCTCTGTCCAACTGCTGTCTACCTTCCGCTTTATGCCGCGTGAAGCTCATTTAGTTTCTGAATCATTTCTTCCAGGTATTTGCCCTTTAATTTATAACACTTGGCGTAAATCACATAACTGAGTACTGCAAATATCATGGGAATGGCAATCATGATGATGCGGATTCCATTCAAGGTGGCGTCAGATTGCTGTGGCAGCGTTGCATTCTATCCGACAATCGCCAGACCACCCCCTGTGAGAAGCCTTTTTGATATGATACAAAAAAATGGATACCGACTCAACCGACATATGGGAGAAACTGGAGGCGGAATATCTCAGCTATCCTGCCAGCGGAATACATAATCATGGTACATATTTGGAAAATTATCTACAGAAGCACTCAACACACCTTTGGGAACATATGAAAGGTTGCTGGTCAAAATTAGCGGAGCTTAAATAGCAGACAACGGCATAGCCGGTTTTGGCTATGCCGTTTTGCTGTTCGTTTCGTTGGTATCTGGTATCATGCGGCCCAAACTTGAACTGTTCCATCAGAAGAACTATAATGTGTTTTATACGAAGGTGGTACATGGTGGACTATATGGCTTTGAGAAAAGCAAGTTAAAACGGGGTGCCGCACCCCGTAAAACAAATTACGATTGTACTGCTGGCAGGATTTTTGGGGCTGGAACGATTGGCACAATGCGGCTGATGCCCAAAGATGCAAAAAAGCCAGCCGATGGATGGCGAAAGGGGCATAAATATGAGTAGAATTTTACTTCTTGAGGATGATTTAAGTTTAATTAACGGACTGACGTTTACGTTCAAAAAGCAGGGCCATGAGGCTGACATTGCAAGAACACTGGATGAGGCAGAAAAAATATGGTCTGACGGGAAATATGATCTGCTGATTCTGGATGTCTCTTTGCCGGATGGATCCGGCTTTGATTTTTGTAAAACGGTGCGGCAAGTTTCCAGAGTCCCGATTATCTTCTTAACCGCGTCTGACGAGGAAACAAGTATTATCATGGGACTGGACATGGGCGGTGATGACTATATCACGAAACCGTTTAAGCTGGGGGTTTTGATTTCAAGAATCAATGCGCTGCTCCGCCGGGTAAAAGATTTTGGTACAGCAGATACAGAACTTCAATCCAACGGGATACGGGTACTGCTATTACAAGGACAGGTGTATAAAAACGGGGAACGTTTGGAATTAACTGCGGCAGAGTACAAATTGCTGTGCTTCTTCATGCAAAATCCCAATACGGTGTTATCGAAAGAAAAAATCTTAGATAAGCTGTGGGACTGTGAGGGCAACTATATAGACAATAATACACTCACCGTGTATATTCGCCGGCTGCGTATGAAAGTAGAGGACAATCCCGGCGAGCCGCAGATGATAGTAACGGTCCGGCGAATGGGCTATAAATGGAATGTTGTACGGTGAGGTGCGGTTATGAAGCTATTTGTAAATAACGAAAATAAACGGTTTATCGGTGCTGCCGCCGCCGTTCTGCTTCTGTACGCGATACTCAGCGAAGCCTTAATATGGATATACTGCAAAAAGCTGTCCGTAGTGTTTCTTTTCCTGTTCCTGTTTTTAGCAGCCTGTATCCTTACAATATATGTTCGCTACTTACTCTGGCAGAGCAGAATCATAAAAAAAGCGCTCCATCAGATTGAAGCCTATCTCGATGGCGATATGGAAGCCCGTATCGACTGTGATTATGAGGGGGAATTATACCGTCTGTTCCATGAAATCAATACAATGGCGGCGGTATTGAACGCCCATGCATTAAATGGGATAAGGGACAAAGATTTTTTGAAAGACACCCTATCTGATATTTCCCATCAGCTCAAGACCCCTCTGGCGGCATTGAACATCTATAACGGACTTCTGCAAAATGAAGCAGAAAATCTGCCGGAAATTAAAGAGTTTGCCGAGCTGTCCGAACAGGAAATTGACCGGATTGAAACACTGGTACAGAATTTGCTTAAAATTGCCCGCCTGGACGCCGGAACGCTGGAGATGGAAAAGGCTCCTCAGAATATTCCCGATATGATGAATGACATAGAGCTTCATTTCTCCTATCGTGCCAAGCTGGAACACAAAAGACTTACACTCTCAGGAAACAATCATATCATGTTTCCCTGTGACCGGGATTGGCTGATAGAGGCAATCAGTAATATTGTCAAAAATGCCTTTGACCACACGAAAGAGGGCGATTCCATTCAGATTGAATGGGAACAGTTTGCGTCCATCATTCAGATTAAAGTGAAGGATACAGGCTGTGGCATCCATCCAGAGGATTTACACCACATTTTCAAACGGTTTTATCGGAGCCGCTTCTTACAGGATACGCAGGGCATTGGTTTGGGCCTCCCTTTGGCAAAGGCAATCATTAAAGCACATGACGGCACGATTGAAGTCGAAAGTGTACTGGGAGCTGGCACAACGTTCCGTATCAACTTTCTGATTCCTACAAAATTGTAGTCTTACGGTAATATCACAGTAAGGTAGTGGTGGTAATCTTTCGGTATCAAAAAAAAAGAGGTGTTAATAACATGAATCTATTAGAAGTTCAATCATTATCCAAAACCTATGGTACTGGTGATATTGCTGTTCATGCCTTAAAGGCTGCCACCTTTTCCGTGCCGAAAGGAGAGTTTGTCGCAATTGCGGGAGAATCCGGCTCCGGGAAAAGTACACTGTTGAATATGCTGGGAGCGCTGGACACACCCACTTCTGGTAAGGTCTTCATTGACGGCAAAGATATTTTCTCCATGCAGGATCAGGCACTTACGGTTTTCAGACGCAGAAACATCGGTTTTATTTTTCAGTCTTTCAATTTGATACCGGAACTGACGGTTGAGCAGAATATCATTTTCCCGGTTCTGCTGGACTACCAGAAACCCAACAAAAAATATTTGGAAGAGCTTTTAACGGTTTTGAATCTGAAAGAACGGCGGGACCATCTTCCCAGCCAGTTATCCGGCGGTCAACAACAGCGTGTAGCGATTGGTCGTGCACTGATTACACGGCCCTCCCTGATTCTGGCAGACGAGCCGACCGGTAACCTGGATACGCAAAATACCAGTGAAGTAATCTCGCTCTTAAAAGACGCATCCAAAAAATACGAGCAAACCATCATAATGATTACCCATAGCCGCAGCATCGCCCAGACAGCAGACCGGGTATTGCAGGTGTCGGACGGTGTACTGACTGATTTTGGGAGGTGCCGGGAATGAAAAGCTATTTAAGTTTAATTCCAATCTCTGCAAAGGTACACCGCCGGCAAAACCGCATGACATCACTTTGTATCATCTTTGCTGTATTCATGGTAACTGCAGTATTC
It includes:
- a CDS encoding Hpt domain-containing protein, encoding MDLRDCYNSFGGDFDEVLGRLRREQTVRKFVYKFLDDKSFDLFEAAMRDRDYGEAIRAVHTLKGICQNLSFGRLYASSSLMTKALKENDYNKAVDMMPQLSNDYCQIINKVKEYKRSREE
- a CDS encoding diguanylate cyclase; its protein translation is MEKQKILIVDDSEMNRDLLIDILEDQYDIVEAENGAEAVAILLQERTDFSLLLLDIMMPQMDGFEVLTCINKNHWNDTFAVIMISADDSPANIKRAYDLGAFDYISRPFDSTIVQRRISNTMFLYARQQRLEEIIAEQFYEQEKNNKLMIAILSHIVEFRNGESGLHILHVNTITKYLLKQLVQRTDKYPLSKSDITLISTASSLHDIGKISISDTILNKPGRLTAEEFEVMKTHSAIGGKILMELPMEQQKAPLVKVAFEICRWHHERYDGNGYPDGLKGEEIPIAAQVVALADVYDALISKRCYKNAYSHDEALKMILDGQCGAFNPVLLLCLQEISDTLKHELTFASSEKETNDIQNMRSKIDYDRLFSREKYTILSHKKRHLQLLYIDSLTNVFNRRYYDEHFQGEENIQAFVMIDVDNFKQINDTYGHNVGDIVLQSIAQTILSCVRKTDSVLRYGGDEFVIIFNSMPADVFEQKLERIRHSVDILKVDGHPEIHMSVSIGGAYGMGKPKELFKVADSMMYQAKITKNKAAIRFLDKEADDI
- a CDS encoding sporulation initiation factor Spo0A C-terminal domain-containing protein; this translates as MKYKRVTSNLLRRLGVNNSYKGFHYTTYGVSQTIRDPELLTYISKGLYVEIASRFQTSIGCVERDIRTVVKTIWEYGDKMLLYEVFGFEIEQKPRNGAFIDAVAHYVVEHYYD
- a CDS encoding response regulator transcription factor, with amino-acid sequence MSRILLLEDDLSLINGLTFTFKKQGHEADIARTLDEAEKIWSDGKYDLLILDVSLPDGSGFDFCKTVRQVSRVPIIFLTASDEETSIIMGLDMGGDDYITKPFKLGVLISRINALLRRVKDFGTADTELQSNGIRVLLLQGQVYKNGERLELTAAEYKLLCFFMQNPNTVLSKEKILDKLWDCEGNYIDNNTLTVYIRRLRMKVEDNPGEPQMIVTVRRMGYKWNVVR
- a CDS encoding sensor histidine kinase gives rise to the protein MKLFVNNENKRFIGAAAAVLLLYAILSEALIWIYCKKLSVVFLFLFLFLAACILTIYVRYLLWQSRIIKKALHQIEAYLDGDMEARIDCDYEGELYRLFHEINTMAAVLNAHALNGIRDKDFLKDTLSDISHQLKTPLAALNIYNGLLQNEAENLPEIKEFAELSEQEIDRIETLVQNLLKIARLDAGTLEMEKAPQNIPDMMNDIELHFSYRAKLEHKRLTLSGNNHIMFPCDRDWLIEAISNIVKNAFDHTKEGDSIQIEWEQFASIIQIKVKDTGCGIHPEDLHHIFKRFYRSRFLQDTQGIGLGLPLAKAIIKAHDGTIEVESVLGAGTTFRINFLIPTKL
- a CDS encoding ABC transporter ATP-binding protein; the protein is MNLLEVQSLSKTYGTGDIAVHALKAATFSVPKGEFVAIAGESGSGKSTLLNMLGALDTPTSGKVFIDGKDIFSMQDQALTVFRRRNIGFIFQSFNLIPELTVEQNIIFPVLLDYQKPNKKYLEELLTVLNLKERRDHLPSQLSGGQQQRVAIGRALITRPSLILADEPTGNLDTQNTSEVISLLKDASKKYEQTIIMITHSRSIAQTADRVLQVSDGVLTDFGRCRE